The nucleotide sequence CGCAGCCACAAGAACATCTACGCCCAACTGATCGACGACGCGGCAGGAAACACGCTGGTGGCCGCCTCTTCGCTGGAAGAGGCCCTGATCGAACAGGCCATTGGCGGAAACCGCAAAGCCGCTCAGGTCGTCGGGGCGGCCCTGGCGGCCAAGGCCGTTCAGGCAGGCATCAAAAAGGTCGTATTCGACCGCAACGGTTACGCCTTTCACGGGCGTATCAAAGAACTGGCCGACGCCGCCCGCAAGGGCGGGCTGGAGTTCTAAGTAGACAGGAGCAACCCTAGTGGCGTTCCAAAAACGACAAGGCGGCCGTGACGAGATGGAAGGCGGAATGGAAGATTCCGTCGTCCAGATCTATCGCTGCAGCAAAGTGGTCAAAGGCGGACGGCGGTTCAGCTTCGCCGCCCTGGTGGTCGTCGGCGACCGCCGCGGGCAGATCGGCATCGGCTACGGCAAGGCCAACGAAGTGCCCCAGGCCGTCGAAAAGGCCATCGCCGAAGCCCGCAAGGAGATGTTCACCGTCTCCCTCAACGGGCGCACCATCCCCCATGAAGTCTGGGGGCACAGCGGCGCCAGCCGCGTGATCCTGGTTCCGGCTTCCGACGGTACCGGCGTCATCGCCGGAAAGAAGATTCGCCCCCTGCTCGAACTAGCGGGAATCAGCGACGTACTGACCAAGGCCTACGGTTCGACTTCGCCCAAGAACCTGCTTAAGGCCGGGCTCGACGCGCTGCTGAAGCTGCGCACGCAGGCGACCATCAAGGCCCTGCGAGGAGTGGAACTGTGAAACTCGACGATATCATGAAGACTGCCGGCAAGCACAAGAGCCGTAAGCGCCTCGGGCGCGGCAACGGCAGCGGGCACGGCGGCACGTGCTGCCGCGGACACAAGGGTTATTACTCCCGCGCCGGAAACAAGCTCAACCTGGGCTTCGAGGGCGGCTCGAACCCGATGCTCAAACGCATCCCCAAACGCGGGTTCTCCAACGACCCGTTCAGAAAGAACTTCCAGGTCGTCAATATCGAGGCCCTGGACCGGTTCGAAGATGGCGCCACCGTCGATGCCGCCGCGCTTCTGGCGGCCGGGTTGATCAGTGACGCCGCCCTGCCCATCAAGGTGCTTGGCAGCGGCCAGATGAAGAAGAAACTGACCGTGGTGGCTTCGAAGTTTTCGGCCGCCGCTTCAGAAAAGATCGCCCAGGCGGGCGGGACGGTGCAGGCAGTCTAAGAGCAGCAGGCGAAACCCAATGGCATTCAAATTCTTCAGATTGGCGGTAGGTGTGGTTCTGGCGGTAACGGGCCTATGGCTCATTGCCGGCGGGATCGACACGATCTATCAGTCTCTCACTCGCCAGGCGGGTGCGGAGGTGCTGGTCAGGCCCATTCTGCGGATCGTTGCCGGTTTGGGTGTCTTTGCCGCCTACTACTACTTCCTGTGGTCCTCTTCTCGCATCCGACAGGTGATGGAGAACATCTTTGCCATCCCCGAGCTGATCCGAAAGATCGCCTTCACGATCGGGCTGCTGTGCATCTACCGCATCGGGTTCTACGTGCCGCTGCCGGGTCTGAATCAAGAAGCTCTTGCCGAGTGGTCGAAGAACCTCGGCGGCGGGATCTACGGTCAGGCCATGGCCATC is from Planctomycetaceae bacterium and encodes:
- the rplR gene encoding 50S ribosomal protein L18; protein product: MKKKIVRQQRRKRHVRKLVSGSAQRPRLTVFRSHKNIYAQLIDDAAGNTLVAASSLEEALIEQAIGGNRKAAQVVGAALAAKAVQAGIKKVVFDRNGYAFHGRIKELADAARKGGLEF
- the rpsE gene encoding 30S ribosomal protein S5, giving the protein MEGGMEDSVVQIYRCSKVVKGGRRFSFAALVVVGDRRGQIGIGYGKANEVPQAVEKAIAEARKEMFTVSLNGRTIPHEVWGHSGASRVILVPASDGTGVIAGKKIRPLLELAGISDVLTKAYGSTSPKNLLKAGLDALLKLRTQATIKALRGVEL
- the rplO gene encoding 50S ribosomal protein L15, whose amino-acid sequence is MKLDDIMKTAGKHKSRKRLGRGNGSGHGGTCCRGHKGYYSRAGNKLNLGFEGGSNPMLKRIPKRGFSNDPFRKNFQVVNIEALDRFEDGATVDAAALLAAGLISDAALPIKVLGSGQMKKKLTVVASKFSAAASEKIAQAGGTVQAV